The proteins below are encoded in one region of Deferribacter autotrophicus:
- a CDS encoding bifunctional riboflavin kinase/FAD synthetase: MEVVRDLSKWFSKAPTVVTIGNFDGVHLGHQTIVKKVKELSKEYNLKSGVITFNPHPIKFFNNEIKLIMTERKKKKIFEELGIDYFFNLEFNESIANMDPEIFVRELLVKTLKAKFIVIGYDYRFGKKKKGDYELLKLLESRYGYTAFKIPPVKVDEIIVSSTNIRKLLTEGDVDLANRMLGRAFSLEGEVIKGDGYGKLLGYPTANLKVHNELIPAFGIYATKTLIDGKRYQSVTNIGIRPTIVNREEIRVETHIFDFNEEIYGKFIEVEFYKYLRKERKFDKITDLIGQIEKDCKLAKEVLK; encoded by the coding sequence ATGGAAGTTGTTAGAGATTTATCTAAATGGTTTAGCAAAGCGCCTACAGTTGTTACGATTGGTAATTTTGACGGAGTTCACTTAGGCCATCAAACTATCGTCAAAAAAGTTAAAGAGTTATCAAAGGAATATAATCTAAAAAGTGGAGTTATAACTTTTAATCCACACCCCATAAAATTTTTTAATAATGAAATAAAACTAATCATGACCGAAAGAAAGAAGAAAAAGATATTTGAGGAGCTTGGAATAGATTATTTTTTCAATTTGGAGTTTAATGAAAGTATAGCGAATATGGATCCGGAAATTTTTGTAAGGGAATTACTCGTAAAAACTTTGAAAGCTAAGTTCATTGTAATTGGATACGATTACAGATTCGGTAAGAAAAAAAAAGGTGATTATGAGCTTTTGAAATTATTGGAATCGAGGTATGGGTATACTGCTTTTAAAATACCTCCTGTAAAAGTGGATGAAATTATTGTATCAAGTACAAATATTAGAAAATTATTAACTGAAGGGGATGTAGATCTTGCGAACAGAATGCTTGGGAGAGCTTTTTCATTGGAAGGGGAAGTGATAAAAGGGGATGGATATGGTAAACTTTTGGGTTATCCTACTGCAAACCTGAAAGTGCATAATGAACTGATCCCAGCTTTTGGTATCTATGCTACTAAAACATTAATAGATGGGAAACGTTACCAAAGTGTGACAAATATAGGGATCAGACCTACAATTGTAAATAGAGAGGAGATAAGGGTGGAGACTCACATCTTTGATTTTAATGAAGAGATATACGGGAAATTTATAGAAGTGGAATTTTATAAATATCTGAGAAAAGAGAGAAAATTTGATAAAATTACCGATTTAATCGGTCAAATTGAAAAAGATTGTAAACTAGCTAAAGAGGTTTTGAAGTAA
- a CDS encoding outer membrane protein assembly factor BamD — protein MKKLLIFLLGIFLVISCAGKHEQEKDAATLFKEGLQLFQKQKYEDSAILFEEALKKANNPELAAKSQLFLADSYYLDEKYDEAIAAYKSYLELYENSEDAKRALLRLGLSYYAMLQPIDRDQSYTRDAYKTFLTLREKYPEYAKQYEVDKKIKHLRDLLAEKNFYVAKFYVRIGKKKASLLRLEKIIKEYKDTKVYPEAALLYAKVLVELNKPAEAVSILTDLLRTRKEPRLLPGINELLMDIKKKIG, from the coding sequence ATGAAAAAATTATTAATATTTTTGTTGGGAATATTTCTTGTAATTTCTTGTGCAGGGAAGCATGAGCAAGAAAAGGATGCAGCAACACTTTTTAAAGAAGGATTGCAACTTTTTCAAAAGCAAAAGTATGAAGATTCAGCTATTTTATTTGAAGAAGCGTTGAAAAAAGCAAATAATCCTGAGCTTGCTGCAAAGTCACAACTTTTTTTAGCAGATTCTTATTACCTTGATGAAAAATATGATGAAGCTATTGCTGCATATAAATCTTATCTTGAACTATATGAAAATAGTGAAGATGCAAAACGTGCATTGTTGAGGCTTGGACTTTCGTATTATGCGATGTTACAGCCTATTGATAGAGACCAGTCGTATACGAGAGATGCGTATAAAACGTTTTTGACGTTGAGAGAGAAGTATCCAGAGTATGCTAAACAGTATGAAGTGGATAAGAAAATAAAGCATTTAAGAGACCTTCTAGCAGAGAAAAACTTTTATGTGGCAAAGTTTTATGTTAGGATTGGAAAGAAAAAAGCTTCTTTGTTAAGACTGGAAAAGATTATTAAAGAATATAAAGACACAAAAGTATATCCCGAGGCAGCACTTCTTTATGCAAAGGTTTTAGTTGAGTTGAATAAACCTGCTGAAGCGGTGTCTATCCTCACAGATCTGTTGAGAACAAGGAAAGAACCACGTCTGTTACCAGGGATTAATGAATTGCTGATGGATATTAAAAAGAAAATTGGGTAA
- the gatC gene encoding Asp-tRNA(Asn)/Glu-tRNA(Gln) amidotransferase subunit GatC, producing the protein MSQIISKEDVKHIAKLARLKFEEDEVEKFTTELNKILDYIHKLNELDTEEVEPTSHVLDITNVFREDEVKDSLTNEEALKNAPDKDYGHFKVPRVIEG; encoded by the coding sequence ATGTCACAAATTATATCAAAGGAAGATGTGAAACATATTGCAAAGCTTGCAAGATTGAAGTTTGAAGAGGATGAAGTGGAAAAATTTACTACAGAGTTGAATAAAATCCTTGATTATATCCATAAGTTAAATGAGCTTGACACGGAAGAGGTGGAGCCTACTTCCCACGTCTTAGATATTACAAATGTTTTTAGGGAAGATGAGGTTAAAGATTCGCTTACCAATGAAGAAGCATTAAAAAATGCTCCTGACAAGGATTATGGACATTTTAAAGTACCAAGGGTTATAGAAGGGTAA
- the glmS gene encoding glutamine--fructose-6-phosphate transaminase (isomerizing) — protein MCGIVAFIGDRSAKDVLIEGLTRLEYRGYDSAGIALIEKNKIEVYRAKGKLSILKELVADKTLTASIGIGHTRWATHGKPSYENAHPHFSNHIAVVHNGIIENYLQLKEELLQKGYEFKSETDTEVIAHLIDSLYEGDLFEAVKKGIKRLKGSYAIAVISEKEPEKIVVARYDSPLVIGISEGETFAASDIPAVLSYTRDFIFLEEGDVALLEKGSIKIFNDDKEVKREARHVDWNPVMAEKAGYKHFMLKEIYEQPRGIIDTIREKYSLEDGEIYFGEIDFEKIKDIKKITIVACGTSWHAGLVGKFYIENLAKIPVEVDIASEFRYRNPIIDEETLLLPISQSGETADTIAALRLSRKSGAKVVSICNVVGSTIARESDGVIYTHAGPEIGVASTKAFTTQLVSLFLFALFLAQKRNKLSNDAIKNYLGELIRLPEKIEAVLKHDSYIEKIARDFIHYKNFLYLGRHYNYPIALEGALKLKEISYIHAEGYPAGEMKHGPIALIDKDMPVFVLGTKSEVYDKILSNVEEVKARSGIVISTVTEGDVDIRGKSDYVVEVPHCINELTPFLNSVVIQLFAYHCANLLGLDVDQPRNLAKSVTVE, from the coding sequence ATGTGTGGAATTGTAGCATTTATAGGGGATAGAAGTGCAAAAGATGTCCTTATTGAGGGGCTTACGAGGTTAGAATATAGAGGTTACGATTCTGCTGGAATTGCATTAATTGAAAAAAATAAAATTGAGGTTTACAGAGCCAAAGGTAAGCTTTCTATATTAAAGGAACTGGTGGCAGATAAAACACTAACGGCATCAATAGGTATAGGACATACAAGGTGGGCAACCCATGGTAAGCCTTCTTATGAAAATGCTCATCCACATTTTTCTAATCATATTGCAGTTGTTCACAATGGGATTATTGAAAACTATCTTCAGTTGAAAGAGGAGCTATTACAAAAAGGGTATGAATTTAAGTCTGAGACAGATACAGAGGTGATAGCCCATCTTATTGATAGCTTGTATGAAGGTGACCTTTTTGAAGCAGTGAAAAAGGGGATTAAAAGGTTAAAAGGTTCCTATGCCATAGCAGTTATTAGTGAAAAAGAGCCTGAAAAAATAGTTGTGGCAAGGTATGATAGTCCTTTAGTTATAGGTATCTCAGAAGGAGAGACCTTTGCTGCCAGTGATATTCCTGCAGTGTTAAGTTATACAAGGGATTTTATATTTTTAGAAGAAGGGGATGTGGCACTACTTGAAAAGGGTAGTATCAAAATATTTAATGATGATAAAGAGGTGAAGAGGGAAGCCAGACATGTTGATTGGAATCCTGTTATGGCCGAAAAGGCAGGATACAAGCACTTTATGCTCAAGGAGATTTATGAGCAGCCAAGGGGAATCATTGATACAATAAGGGAGAAATATTCATTAGAAGATGGTGAGATATATTTTGGTGAGATAGATTTTGAAAAAATTAAGGATATAAAAAAGATTACCATTGTAGCCTGTGGTACAAGCTGGCATGCAGGTCTGGTGGGGAAATTTTATATAGAAAATCTTGCCAAGATCCCTGTAGAAGTGGATATAGCGTCAGAGTTTAGATACAGAAACCCTATAATAGATGAAGAAACCTTACTTTTGCCCATATCTCAATCAGGTGAGACGGCAGACACCATAGCAGCATTGAGGCTTTCGAGAAAAAGTGGTGCAAAGGTGGTTTCTATTTGTAATGTGGTGGGTTCTACAATTGCAAGAGAATCTGATGGAGTGATTTATACTCATGCAGGGCCTGAGATTGGTGTGGCTTCTACAAAGGCTTTTACGACGCAGCTTGTGTCCCTTTTCCTCTTTGCACTTTTCTTAGCTCAAAAAAGAAACAAATTATCAAATGATGCAATAAAAAATTATTTAGGCGAGCTTATTAGACTACCTGAGAAGATAGAGGCAGTTTTGAAACATGACAGCTACATTGAAAAAATTGCAAGAGATTTTATACATTATAAAAACTTTCTTTATCTGGGAAGGCATTACAACTACCCTATTGCACTTGAGGGGGCATTGAAGCTAAAAGAGATTTCATATATTCATGCTGAGGGGTATCCAGCTGGAGAGATGAAGCATGGGCCAATAGCACTGATTGATAAAGATATGCCGGTTTTTGTACTTGGGACAAAATCAGAAGTATACGATAAAATACTCTCCAATGTGGAGGAAGTTAAAGCCAGGAGTGGAATTGTGATATCCACAGTTACAGAAGGTGATGTGGATATCAGAGGGAAGTCTGATTACGTAGTAGAAGTGCCACATTGCATCAATGAGTTGACACCCTTTTTAAATTCTGTTGTTATTCAGCTTTTTGCCTATCACTGTGCAAATCTACTTGGGCTTGACGTGGATCAGCCAAGAAACCTTGCGAAAAGTGTGACGGTTGAGTAA
- a CDS encoding ATP-dependent helicase, whose protein sequence is MIDFEKELNNEQLEAVTYVDSPLLVLSGAGTGKTRVITYKIAYLIEKQKMESHRIMAVTFTNKAADEMKKRVYSLVGDDAFNLWIGTFHSNTLRILRREGYIVDLPNNFTIIDQDDRLSLLRNIVKRLGIDDKKFSPKMYLHLISNYKNSLDFVYRKEPEEIVHRFNDVFENYQSELKRSVQIDFDDMLALTLRIFLENREILDFYSNLFDYILVDEFQDTNSIQFNFLKILAERKGNICVVGDDDQSIYGWRGAEVGNIVNFDKHFDNVKIVKLERNYRSAPAILYVANNLIRNNSFRKGKNLQPHHNFDAKIEVKRCYDERDEAEFVVKQIDKIVKEGVSLSDIAVLYRTNAQSRNFEVALNRRGIPYQVIGGISFYQRKEIKDILSYLRFFNNFYDMASFIRCVKTPPRGIGDKTIEKIISVMNKEGVSAFDAAKMVARESSKNVAKRLFEFIDLIDGLNQFDKISEMISYIVEKTNYEEYIKQFEEVYVADKRINNIAELINSAVAYEETVQEPNLGDFLSSTTLQTSVDEMDDGSIKLMTIHSAKGLEFDTVFLVGLENGLFPLYSSMDEELELEEERRLCYVGVTRAKKRLFVTYADTRIVYGRRQEMEPSIFLDEMRVAKGVEKEFKDGKKVFHSKFGRGMIISIKGSGEDAKADVFFEKFGIKKMALKFLELI, encoded by the coding sequence ATGATTGATTTTGAAAAAGAACTAAATAATGAACAGTTAGAAGCTGTAACCTACGTAGACTCACCTCTCCTGGTTTTATCGGGAGCAGGGACTGGGAAAACCCGGGTAATTACATATAAGATTGCTTATCTCATTGAAAAACAGAAGATGGAATCCCATCGGATTATGGCAGTTACCTTTACAAATAAAGCTGCTGATGAAATGAAAAAAAGGGTATATTCCCTTGTGGGGGATGATGCATTCAATCTTTGGATAGGTACGTTTCATTCAAATACGTTGAGAATTTTGAGAAGGGAAGGGTATATTGTTGATTTACCAAATAATTTTACCATAATTGATCAGGATGATCGTTTAAGTCTTTTAAGAAACATAGTGAAGAGGCTTGGTATAGATGATAAAAAGTTTTCACCCAAAATGTATTTACATCTTATCAGCAATTATAAAAACAGTTTAGATTTTGTTTACAGAAAAGAACCAGAAGAGATTGTCCATCGTTTTAATGATGTGTTTGAAAATTATCAATCAGAATTGAAGAGATCTGTACAAATCGATTTTGATGATATGTTAGCTTTGACGTTGAGAATATTTCTTGAAAACAGGGAAATCTTGGATTTTTACAGTAATCTTTTCGATTATATACTTGTGGATGAGTTTCAGGATACAAATTCAATTCAGTTTAATTTTTTGAAAATCTTAGCAGAGCGAAAAGGGAATATCTGTGTTGTTGGAGATGATGACCAGTCCATTTATGGATGGCGTGGAGCCGAAGTAGGGAATATAGTTAATTTTGACAAACATTTTGATAATGTAAAAATTGTAAAACTGGAAAGAAATTACAGGAGTGCACCAGCCATTTTATATGTGGCAAATAATCTGATTAGGAATAACAGTTTTAGAAAAGGTAAAAACCTTCAGCCTCATCATAATTTTGATGCAAAGATTGAGGTGAAGCGTTGCTATGATGAACGTGATGAAGCTGAATTTGTAGTGAAACAGATAGATAAAATTGTAAAAGAAGGTGTGTCTCTTTCAGATATTGCAGTGCTTTATAGAACAAATGCTCAGTCAAGAAACTTCGAGGTGGCTCTTAACAGGAGAGGGATACCTTATCAGGTGATTGGAGGAATAAGTTTTTATCAAAGAAAAGAGATTAAAGATATTCTGAGCTATTTGAGGTTTTTCAATAATTTTTATGATATGGCATCTTTTATAAGGTGTGTAAAAACTCCTCCGAGAGGAATCGGTGATAAAACCATTGAGAAAATAATAAGTGTGATGAATAAGGAAGGGGTTTCTGCCTTTGATGCTGCAAAAATGGTTGCCAGAGAATCATCTAAAAATGTGGCAAAAAGGCTTTTTGAGTTTATTGACCTGATTGATGGATTAAATCAGTTTGATAAAATATCCGAAATGATTTCTTATATTGTAGAAAAGACAAATTATGAAGAATATATAAAACAATTTGAAGAAGTGTATGTGGCTGATAAGCGTATAAACAATATTGCTGAGCTTATAAACTCAGCTGTGGCCTATGAGGAGACGGTGCAGGAGCCTAATCTTGGTGATTTCCTTTCCTCTACCACTTTACAGACTTCGGTAGATGAGATGGATGATGGCTCTATAAAATTGATGACTATTCATTCGGCAAAGGGATTAGAATTTGATACTGTTTTTCTCGTGGGATTGGAAAATGGATTGTTCCCTCTTTATAGCAGTATGGATGAGGAGCTTGAGCTTGAAGAGGAGAGAAGACTCTGTTATGTTGGGGTTACAAGGGCTAAAAAGAGATTGTTTGTGACCTATGCAGATACCAGAATTGTTTATGGTAGAAGGCAAGAAATGGAGCCATCCATATTCCTTGATGAGATGAGGGTTGCAAAAGGAGTGGAGAAAGAATTTAAGGATGGAAAGAAGGTTTTTCATTCAAAATTTGGTAGGGGGATGATAATTTCCATTAAAGGCAGTGGTGAAGATGCAAAAGCGGATGTATTTTTTGAAAAATTTGGTATAAAAAAGATGGCGTTAAAATTTTTAGAATTAATATAG
- a CDS encoding chloride channel protein — protein sequence MREKISRFFSEHEDLYLILISTLIGVFAGYGNFIFRYLIGFIQRIFYGSDSEYFLEVLQKTSLLKIVFVPAIGGLIVGIIALIFKSAKGHGVPDVIKVIALNRSISPSVAVIKTVSSAITLGTGGSAGREGPIVQIGAALGSGVGRIFKFSSARMKSAIAAGAAGGLAATFNAPIGGAMFAAEVLLGEFGIKTFSPIIISSVIATVISRALLGNDVTFFAPPYELKHPVELLFYIVLGVWCAFVGVIFIKTFYYFEEKFEKMNIPKFLKPAVGGLLLGIIGLFIKEVMGVGYDTIDDILYGKAPFLLVFILIFLKMIATSFTLASGGSGGLFVPSLFIGAASGGFIGTVFHYLFPSVTAGSGAYGLVAMSAMLAATMRAPLTAILIIFEITGNYQIILPLMLSTIIANIAANAMEKESIFTWILTKQGIKINKGAEEQILSSIKVKDVMLTDITTFKEDTHFKEILEGIKNAKHIYYPVLSREGYLVGMLSLDDIKGVLFEEGLEDIVVAGEICTRKGLIYVSPEDTLSTALKKLGIKDLGAVPVVEEENGKLKLLGLLRRSDIILAYNKAVTRFMENK from the coding sequence ATGCGAGAAAAAATTTCAAGATTTTTTAGTGAACATGAAGATCTGTATCTTATTCTAATTTCCACGTTAATTGGTGTTTTTGCTGGATACGGTAATTTTATTTTCAGGTATCTAATTGGTTTTATTCAGCGGATTTTTTACGGTTCTGACTCAGAATATTTTTTAGAGGTGCTTCAAAAAACATCATTGTTAAAAATAGTTTTTGTGCCAGCTATTGGTGGATTGATTGTGGGAATAATTGCTCTTATTTTTAAATCTGCTAAGGGGCACGGTGTGCCTGATGTTATTAAGGTAATAGCGTTAAATCGCTCCATATCACCGTCTGTTGCTGTGATAAAAACAGTGTCATCTGCCATAACTCTTGGAACAGGTGGCTCAGCGGGTAGAGAAGGCCCCATTGTTCAGATAGGTGCAGCCCTTGGTTCAGGAGTAGGTAGAATTTTCAAATTTTCTTCGGCACGGATGAAAAGTGCCATTGCTGCAGGGGCAGCAGGAGGCCTTGCTGCAACTTTTAATGCTCCCATAGGTGGTGCAATGTTTGCAGCAGAGGTGTTGTTGGGTGAGTTTGGAATAAAGACTTTTTCTCCTATAATTATTTCCTCAGTGATTGCCACAGTGATATCAAGGGCTCTTTTAGGAAATGATGTTACATTTTTTGCTCCACCCTATGAGCTTAAACATCCAGTAGAATTACTGTTTTATATAGTTCTTGGGGTGTGGTGTGCATTTGTGGGGGTTATTTTCATTAAAACTTTTTATTATTTCGAAGAAAAATTTGAGAAAATGAATATACCAAAATTCCTAAAACCAGCTGTAGGTGGATTACTTCTTGGAATAATAGGTCTGTTTATTAAAGAGGTAATGGGTGTGGGGTATGACACCATTGATGATATACTTTATGGTAAGGCACCGTTTCTTCTTGTTTTTATACTTATTTTTTTAAAAATGATAGCAACCTCTTTTACTCTTGCTTCTGGAGGTTCTGGCGGTCTTTTTGTTCCATCCCTTTTTATAGGTGCGGCAAGTGGTGGTTTTATAGGTACAGTTTTTCATTATTTATTCCCTTCTGTTACAGCAGGAAGTGGAGCTTATGGCCTTGTGGCTATGAGTGCAATGCTTGCTGCAACTATGAGAGCACCTCTTACAGCTATTCTGATTATATTTGAGATTACAGGTAATTATCAGATAATTTTACCATTGATGCTTTCTACCATTATTGCAAATATTGCTGCAAACGCTATGGAAAAGGAGTCTATTTTTACTTGGATACTGACAAAGCAGGGGATTAAAATAAATAAGGGTGCAGAAGAGCAGATTTTGAGCTCAATCAAGGTAAAAGACGTAATGCTTACAGATATTACCACTTTTAAAGAGGATACGCATTTTAAAGAGATTCTTGAAGGGATTAAAAATGCAAAGCATATTTACTATCCTGTTCTGAGCAGAGAAGGATATCTTGTTGGAATGCTTTCATTAGATGATATTAAAGGGGTTTTGTTTGAAGAGGGGCTTGAGGATATCGTTGTGGCTGGTGAAATATGCACGAGGAAAGGGTTGATTTATGTAAGTCCAGAGGATACTCTTTCCACCGCTCTGAAAAAGCTTGGGATAAAAGATCTTGGAGCTGTTCCTGTGGTAGAAGAAGAAAATGGAAAGCTCAAACTTTTAGGTTTGCTGAGGAGAAGTGATATAATTCTTGCATACAATAAAGCTGTTACGCGGTTTATGGAGAATAAATGA
- the gatA gene encoding Asp-tRNA(Asn)/Glu-tRNA(Gln) amidotransferase subunit GatA has translation MDLLNKSITELKALLDKGEITAYELNKFYLDRIKALDEKVESFLYINENVLEEAKLIDEKRKNGESLPEFAGIPIAIKDNMVTKGMPTTCASKILENFDSPYDATVVNMLKEKGFFIIGKLNMDEFAMGSSCENSFYKKTKNPWDLERVPGGSSGGSAASVAARLVPASLGSDTGGSIRQPASLCGVCGLKPTYGRVSRYGLVAFASSLDQIGPITTSAEDAALLLSVFGKHDEHDSTSADYPEKDYVSALTEDVKGMKVGIPKEFFGEGLQEDVKKRVEEAIDVIKGLGCEIKEISLPHTEYGIAVYYIIATAEASSNLARYDGVRYGFRAEADGLIGMYEKTRSIGFGDEVKRRIMLGTYVLSAGYYDAYYLKAQKVRTLIKNDFLNAFKEVDVILTPTSPTTAFKLGEKSGDPLQMYLSDIFTISLNLFGGCGISIPCGFDSNNLPVGLQLMGSYFEEEKILRLAYKYQEVTDFHKKIPQL, from the coding sequence ATGGATTTACTTAATAAATCTATTACAGAATTAAAAGCGCTTCTTGATAAAGGCGAGATTACTGCTTACGAGCTAAACAAGTTTTATCTTGATAGAATAAAAGCATTGGATGAGAAAGTAGAATCCTTTTTATACATCAATGAAAATGTACTCGAAGAAGCAAAACTTATTGATGAAAAAAGAAAAAATGGTGAATCTCTACCTGAGTTTGCTGGCATTCCAATAGCTATTAAAGATAATATGGTTACAAAGGGGATGCCTACCACTTGTGCATCTAAGATTCTAGAAAATTTTGACTCACCATATGATGCTACTGTTGTAAATATGTTAAAAGAAAAAGGTTTTTTTATCATAGGCAAGCTTAATATGGATGAGTTTGCCATGGGATCATCCTGTGAAAACTCTTTTTATAAGAAAACAAAAAATCCTTGGGACTTAGAAAGAGTTCCCGGTGGTTCATCCGGTGGTTCTGCTGCTTCAGTGGCTGCGAGACTTGTTCCTGCTTCATTAGGAAGCGATACAGGTGGTTCTATTAGACAGCCTGCATCTCTTTGTGGTGTTTGTGGCTTAAAACCCACCTATGGCAGGGTGTCAAGGTACGGTCTTGTGGCTTTTGCTTCAAGTTTGGATCAAATTGGGCCTATTACCACCTCTGCTGAAGACGCTGCACTTCTTTTGAGTGTGTTTGGAAAACATGATGAACATGATTCAACTTCTGCAGATTATCCAGAAAAGGATTATGTGAGTGCTCTTACAGAGGATGTGAAGGGGATGAAAGTGGGGATTCCGAAGGAGTTCTTTGGTGAAGGATTGCAGGAGGATGTGAAAAAGAGAGTGGAAGAAGCTATAGATGTTATTAAAGGACTAGGTTGTGAAATTAAAGAGATAAGTCTACCACATACAGAATATGGCATTGCAGTTTATTATATTATTGCAACCGCAGAGGCATCAAGCAACCTCGCAAGGTATGATGGAGTGAGATATGGATTTAGAGCTGAAGCTGATGGGCTTATTGGGATGTATGAGAAGACGAGGTCAATAGGATTTGGCGATGAAGTAAAGAGAAGAATTATGCTTGGAACTTATGTATTGAGTGCAGGTTATTATGATGCATATTATCTGAAAGCGCAAAAAGTGAGGACTCTCATTAAAAATGATTTTCTAAATGCATTTAAAGAGGTAGATGTTATTTTAACACCTACATCACCTACCACAGCTTTTAAGTTAGGGGAGAAAAGTGGTGACCCACTACAAATGTATTTGAGTGATATATTTACCATTTCACTAAACCTTTTTGGTGGTTGTGGAATATCAATCCCATGTGGTTTTGACAGTAATAATCTTCCTGTAGGATTACAGCTTATGGGAAGCTATTTTGAAGAAGAAAAGATATTGAGGCTTGCTTACAAGTATCAGGAGGTTACAGATTTCCACAAAAAGATACCTCAGCTTTAA
- the rimO gene encoding 30S ribosomal protein S12 methylthiotransferase RimO, translated as MKVAAVSLGCPKNQVDLEVLLGKMVEENFEITNSADDADVIIINTCGFIEPAVMEAVETILEFEPYKEKGKKIVVTGCMVERYKDEFEKEFPFVDYYAGVGELKSVLMFLKDGIEGEKEKNLYFTKNRLILNPKSYAYLKVADGCINRCSYCTIPSIRGTQKSREIEDILDEAKKLISSGIKELILISQDTTKYGLDIYGEFKLKELVRRIHDIDGDFYIRLLYLNPDGVDEELIDMVLGLEKVINYFEIPVQHINDRILKLMNRKSDSKKIRSIFSKIREKSDEAFIRTTFIVGFPSETEEEWSEIKDFLEEYKPDYAGFFPFYREDGVKASMLEPQIGKREKNRRVRELQKIQKKITMERLKSLKKREIICFAEKANEDFDFILEGRALFQTPDIDGKVYFIDGEATDGMGPYLCKIKRVVYPDLYCKIESKL; from the coding sequence ATGAAGGTAGCTGCTGTTAGTCTTGGATGTCCAAAAAACCAGGTAGATTTAGAAGTGCTACTTGGTAAGATGGTGGAAGAAAATTTTGAGATAACAAATAGTGCTGATGATGCAGATGTGATAATTATAAATACCTGTGGTTTTATTGAGCCTGCCGTTATGGAGGCGGTGGAAACGATTTTAGAGTTTGAACCTTATAAAGAGAAAGGGAAAAAAATTGTTGTTACAGGCTGTATGGTTGAGCGATATAAGGATGAATTTGAAAAAGAATTTCCTTTTGTGGATTACTATGCTGGTGTGGGAGAATTAAAATCTGTACTTATGTTTCTAAAAGATGGAATAGAAGGCGAGAAGGAAAAGAACCTATATTTTACCAAAAATAGATTGATATTAAATCCTAAAAGCTATGCTTATCTGAAAGTTGCAGATGGGTGTATTAATAGATGCTCTTATTGCACAATTCCTAGCATAAGAGGGACGCAGAAAAGTAGAGAAATAGAAGATATCTTGGATGAAGCAAAAAAGCTTATAAGCTCGGGAATAAAAGAGTTGATTTTGATTTCACAGGACACCACTAAGTATGGTTTGGATATTTATGGAGAATTCAAGTTAAAAGAGCTTGTGAGAAGAATTCATGATATTGATGGAGATTTCTATATAAGGTTGCTTTATCTCAATCCTGATGGTGTGGATGAAGAACTCATTGACATGGTATTGGGATTAGAAAAAGTAATAAATTACTTTGAGATACCTGTACAGCATATTAATGATAGAATATTAAAGCTTATGAACAGGAAATCTGACTCAAAAAAGATCAGATCAATTTTTTCCAAAATTAGAGAAAAATCAGATGAAGCCTTTATAAGGACAACATTTATAGTGGGGTTTCCATCAGAAACTGAAGAAGAGTGGAGTGAAATAAAAGACTTTTTAGAGGAATATAAGCCTGACTATGCAGGTTTTTTTCCATTTTACAGAGAGGATGGGGTAAAGGCTTCCATGCTTGAGCCTCAAATTGGTAAGCGGGAGAAAAATAGAAGGGTGAGAGAGCTTCAAAAAATCCAAAAAAAGATTACAATGGAAAGGCTAAAATCTCTTAAAAAAAGAGAAATTATCTGCTTTGCTGAGAAAGCAAATGAGGATTTTGATTTCATTCTTGAAGGAAGAGCACTTTTTCAAACGCCAGATATTGATGGAAAAGTTTATTTTATTGATGGTGAAGCCACTGATGGTATGGGTCCGTACCTTTGTAAGATAAAAAGGGTTGTGTATCCTGATTTATATTGTAAAATAGAGTCAAAATTATAG